One window from the genome of Deltaproteobacteria bacterium encodes:
- the phoU gene encoding phosphate signaling complex protein PhoU, whose product MSTELNRELKELQMTLLEMATLVEEALRSAMEALVERNTEPALAVIDGDARIDELEIRIDEESLRLLALRQPLAVDLRFITSIIRINADIERVGDLAVNIAERAVELNERPPLPFQVEIEALGNVALTMLQDAINSFISKDTRLAREVCKRDDEADALATEIVHKLLDQMMKDTPAIRRAVSMIIIDRALERVADLATNICEATIMYAEGKSIKHHHFE is encoded by the coding sequence ATGTCCACGGAATTGAACCGTGAATTGAAAGAACTTCAAATGACCCTCCTTGAGATGGCCACCTTGGTCGAGGAGGCTTTACGAAGCGCCATGGAGGCTCTTGTCGAACGCAACACGGAACCCGCCCTGGCGGTTATCGACGGCGATGCTCGAATCGACGAACTGGAAATCCGCATCGACGAAGAGAGCTTGAGGCTGCTGGCCCTAAGGCAACCCCTAGCCGTGGATCTGAGATTCATCACCTCCATCATCAGAATTAATGCGGATATCGAACGGGTGGGCGATCTTGCGGTCAATATAGCTGAGCGGGCCGTTGAACTCAATGAGCGGCCGCCATTACCGTTCCAGGTAGAAATCGAAGCTCTCGGAAATGTGGCGCTGACCATGCTCCAGGACGCCATCAATTCCTTTATCAGCAAGGATACCAGACTCGCCAGGGAAGTATGCAAGCGAGACGACGAGGCCGACGCATTGGCTACGGAGATCGTACACAAGCTGTTGGATCAGATGATGAAGGACACGCCGGCCATCCGAAGGGCGGTAAGCATGATTATCATTGACCGCGCCCTGGAACGTGTTGCGGACCTGGCCACCAACATCTGCGAAGCAACGATCATGTACGCGGAAGGCAAGAGCATCAAACACCACCACTTTGAATGA
- a CDS encoding phosphate ABC transporter ATP-binding protein, which translates to MGITSSKISARNLDFYYGDFQALKSISLLMYDRKVTALIGPSGCGKSTFLRCLNRMNETIVGAHAEGEVILDGRNIYDSDVDVVEVRRKVGMVFQKPNPFPKSIFENVAYGLRVNGVKSKRAIIEKVETSLQDAALFDEVKDRLHSSAMGLSGGQQQRLCIARALAVEPEVVLMDEPASALDPVATQKIEELIERLKEKYCIVIVTHNMQQAARVSDYTAFFFLGELVEVDRTDILFTRPKKEQTENYITGRFG; encoded by the coding sequence ATGGGGATCACGTCGTCTAAGATATCCGCCCGGAACCTGGACTTCTATTATGGGGATTTCCAGGCCCTTAAGAGTATATCCTTGCTCATGTACGATCGTAAAGTGACTGCCCTGATCGGACCCTCAGGATGCGGCAAAAGCACCTTTCTGCGATGTCTGAACAGAATGAACGAAACCATCGTAGGCGCCCATGCGGAAGGAGAGGTCATTCTGGACGGGCGGAATATCTATGACTCGGACGTGGACGTGGTGGAGGTGCGTCGCAAGGTGGGAATGGTATTTCAGAAGCCGAACCCCTTCCCCAAAAGCATTTTCGAAAATGTGGCGTATGGCCTCAGGGTCAATGGCGTAAAGAGCAAACGCGCCATTATCGAAAAAGTGGAGACGAGCCTCCAGGACGCGGCCCTTTTCGATGAAGTGAAAGATCGCCTTCATTCTTCGGCCATGGGCCTTTCCGGTGGACAGCAACAGAGGCTCTGCATTGCGCGCGCCCTGGCCGTGGAACCGGAGGTGGTCCTGATGGATGAACCCGCTTCGGCCCTGGATCCGGTTGCCACGCAAAAGATCGAGGAACTTATAGAGCGTTTGAAAGAAAAATATTGTATAGTGATCGTGACCCATAATATGCAGCAAGCCGCCAGAGTGTCCGACTATACGGCGTTTTTTTTCCTCGGTGAATTGGTGGAAGTGGACAGAACCGACATTCTTTTTACGCGACCGAAGAAAGAGCAAACGGAAAACTACATCACCGGTCGTTTTGGATAA
- a CDS encoding HAMP domain-containing protein has product MTLSLRMKIILSYLFLFGGFLGAATVYSTRFLERELIGRVETRMQHEIDFLGNLLHYELISEPGIDPILKRMGKDLGLRLTLVNAKGAVIGDSEVPSAQIPEMDNHGGREEVRSAIRTGFGKSHRVSATTGKEMLYMAQKVFLPKDNWGILRLSASLIEVRQEIAEILWRLYSAAAGAFVLIVVCTLWLGRRIANPIENMTQMVRRIAEGDFRLRILEYPKDEIGELGKAMDTMAHRLQTTIEKLNGETSQLTSVFRGMIEGVMVVNERGEIVLVNDAFKRFFPQVKDIEGQGPLAAIRNTLITEAIRSALGGKETFDLEIAVGLENSRFFQANVVPLRIEGQAKGCIAVLHDITRIKKLEQMRKDFLANVSHEIRTPLTTIKGYSETLLELPPEDWEAKRRFLQVIVKHADRLSSLVADLLKLSAIDSHKVELHMTALNMESLFKGLKQTYAKALDSKELSMTFDEGIGELSVFGDYGSLNRIFENLVDNAIKYTPLGGKIRVGASTDQEWVDVTIEDTGIGIPKKDLDRVFERFYRVDKERSRDLGGTGLGLAIVKNLVIANGGRVWAESRVGKGSTFHVALPKPRKAAPSEDTIAATTETTSV; this is encoded by the coding sequence ATGACCCTTAGCTTGAGGATGAAGATCATTCTATCGTATCTTTTTCTGTTTGGCGGTTTTTTGGGGGCCGCCACCGTATACTCCACGCGTTTCCTGGAACGCGAGTTGATCGGTCGAGTGGAAACCCGCATGCAGCACGAGATCGATTTTCTGGGTAACTTGCTCCATTACGAACTGATTTCGGAGCCCGGAATAGATCCGATCCTCAAGCGAATGGGTAAGGATCTTGGTCTCAGGTTGACCCTTGTGAACGCCAAAGGGGCAGTGATAGGCGACTCGGAAGTACCCTCCGCGCAGATTCCTGAAATGGACAATCATGGCGGCCGCGAGGAAGTTCGCTCCGCCATAAGGACAGGTTTTGGAAAGAGCCACCGGGTCAGCGCAACCACGGGCAAGGAAATGCTGTACATGGCCCAAAAAGTATTTTTGCCGAAGGATAATTGGGGCATTTTGAGACTGTCCGCGTCCCTGATAGAGGTAAGACAAGAAATTGCGGAAATCCTGTGGCGTTTGTACAGCGCCGCCGCGGGCGCCTTTGTATTGATCGTAGTTTGCACGCTCTGGCTCGGCAGGCGCATAGCCAATCCCATCGAGAATATGACGCAAATGGTGCGGCGCATAGCCGAGGGAGATTTCAGACTCCGGATTTTGGAATATCCGAAGGATGAGATCGGCGAACTCGGAAAAGCCATGGACACGATGGCTCATCGATTGCAGACGACGATCGAAAAGCTGAACGGTGAGACGAGCCAGTTAACGTCCGTGTTCAGAGGGATGATCGAGGGCGTCATGGTCGTGAACGAGCGCGGCGAAATTGTTCTGGTCAACGATGCATTCAAACGCTTCTTTCCTCAGGTGAAAGACATTGAAGGCCAAGGCCCCTTGGCGGCGATTCGCAACACTCTTATCACGGAAGCGATCCGTTCGGCTTTAGGTGGAAAGGAGACATTTGACCTCGAGATCGCAGTGGGGTTGGAGAATAGCCGGTTTTTCCAGGCCAATGTGGTGCCGTTGCGCATAGAAGGCCAGGCAAAGGGCTGCATTGCGGTGCTTCACGACATCACCAGAATCAAGAAACTGGAACAGATGCGCAAAGACTTCCTGGCCAATGTCTCCCATGAGATTCGCACGCCTCTCACGACCATCAAAGGATACTCCGAGACGCTGCTGGAATTGCCGCCCGAAGACTGGGAGGCAAAACGGCGTTTCCTTCAAGTCATCGTCAAACACGCCGATCGTCTGTCCAGCCTGGTCGCGGACCTTCTGAAACTCTCCGCCATTGATTCCCACAAAGTGGAATTGCACATGACGGCCCTGAACATGGAGTCGCTATTTAAAGGACTTAAGCAGACCTATGCGAAAGCGCTGGATTCCAAAGAGCTGAGTATGACGTTTGATGAAGGGATCGGAGAATTGTCCGTGTTCGGAGACTATGGGTCGCTAAATCGAATTTTTGAGAATCTGGTCGATAATGCGATTAAATATACGCCCTTGGGTGGAAAGATTAGAGTCGGTGCTTCCACGGATCAGGAGTGGGTTGACGTAACGATTGAAGACACGGGTATCGGAATCCCCAAGAAAGATCTAGACCGCGTGTTTGAGCGGTTCTATCGGGTGGACAAGGAACGTTCGCGCGACTTGGGTGGAACCGGCCTGGGCCTTGCCATCGTCAAGAACTTGGTCATTGCCAACGGGGGACGTGTGTGGGCCGAAAGCCGGGTCGGCAAAGGATCGACCTTCCATGTCGCGCTCCCGAAACCGAGAAAAGCGGCGCCCTCCGAAGATACGATCGCTGCCACAACTGAGACCACCTCTGTCTAA